A window from Lachnoanaerobaculum umeaense encodes these proteins:
- a CDS encoding helix-turn-helix transcriptional regulator — protein MKNLKLKSARAAKDLSQQQLADLVGVSRQTINAIEKGDYNPTIRLCLSICRALDKTLDELFWEEE, from the coding sequence ATGAAAAACCTTAAATTAAAATCCGCCAGAGCCGCCAAAGATCTCTCACAACAGCAGCTTGCAGATCTGGTAGGGGTCAGCCGCCAAACAATAAATGCTATAGAAAAGGGAGACTACAATCCCACAATTCGCCTCTGCCTATCCATCTGCCGCGCACTTGATAAGACTTTGGATGAATTATTCTGGGAAGAAGAATAA
- a CDS encoding endo alpha-1,4 polygalactosaminidase — translation MKKFGVIVLAVVCGLVLFAYFMADKYYGVFIGISKEDGIKLNNYEVLVLEPTDYDKDDIKKLHEKNKKIYAYLNIGSLENYRPYYEKFKGKVLGKYENWEDEYWMDVSDKEWQNLVVDELGKNIFDIGFDGFFIDNCDVYYQFQDEKIFDGLCSILKGLQKYNIDTIINGGDTFVSKCIDEKIENELFDGINQECVFTDIDFEHKKYNTKSLEEREYFTEYLQRVKSYGLQIFILEYRADNKTLKQIENYCNENGFYWYNAKSLELR, via the coding sequence ATGAAGAAATTCGGGGTAATCGTCTTGGCTGTTGTCTGCGGTCTTGTTCTTTTTGCTTATTTTATGGCAGATAAATATTACGGTGTATTTATAGGAATCAGCAAAGAAGATGGAATAAAGCTTAATAATTACGAAGTTCTTGTACTTGAACCAACAGACTATGATAAAGATGATATTAAGAAATTACATGAGAAAAATAAAAAGATATATGCCTATCTTAATATAGGATCTTTGGAAAACTATCGTCCATATTATGAGAAGTTTAAAGGCAAAGTCTTGGGGAAGTATGAGAACTGGGAAGATGAATACTGGATGGATGTGTCTGATAAGGAATGGCAAAATCTTGTTGTAGATGAACTTGGAAAAAATATCTTTGATATAGGTTTTGACGGATTTTTTATTGATAACTGTGATGTATATTATCAGTTTCAAGATGAAAAGATATTTGATGGACTTTGTTCTATATTAAAAGGATTACAAAAATATAATATTGATACTATAATCAATGGTGGTGATACATTTGTGAGTAAATGCATTGATGAAAAGATTGAAAATGAACTATTTGATGGAATAAATCAGGAGTGTGTATTTACGGATATAGATTTCGAACATAAAAAATATAATACAAAAAGTTTGGAAGAAAGAGAATATTTTACAGAATATTTGCAAAGAGTGAAGTCATATGGACTACAAATATTCATCTTAGAATATAGAGCCGACAACAAGACATTAAAACAGATTGAAAATTACTGCAATGAAAATGGCTTTTATTGGTACAATGCAAAAAGCCTGGAGTTAAGATGA
- a CDS encoding asparaginase, with protein sequence MKKILVIGTGGTIASKQMGEGLSPALSAPEILTFVPEVKKYCEIDVLQICNIDSTNVSPAIWQDIAGAIEKNYDGYDGFVILHGTDTMAYTSAALSYMIQNSRKPIVITGAQKPINIDGTDAKVNLRDSILYACDDYSQNIVLVFDGNVIAGTRAKKMMARSFNAFHSVNFPILARIQEEHIIRYIPYIPMRERVRFFTELSDSVCVLKMIPGMKEGMLAYLFENYDCIIIESFGVGGIPDNMLDKFYEEMEKWQEMGKFIVMATQVVNEGSNMEIYQVGQKIKKDFNLIEAYDMTLEATITKLMVLLKRYTSYPDLRRSFYEEINYDILCAFERV encoded by the coding sequence ATGAAAAAGATTTTAGTAATCGGTACAGGTGGAACTATTGCATCAAAACAAATGGGTGAGGGATTGTCTCCGGCACTTTCAGCACCTGAAATTTTAACTTTTGTACCTGAGGTAAAAAAGTATTGTGAAATAGATGTACTTCAAATTTGCAATATTGATTCTACTAATGTCTCTCCGGCAATCTGGCAGGATATAGCCGGAGCTATTGAAAAAAATTATGATGGATATGATGGATTTGTCATATTACATGGTACCGACACTATGGCATATACTTCAGCGGCACTCAGCTATATGATACAAAACTCCAGAAAGCCTATAGTTATAACAGGAGCACAAAAACCTATAAATATAGACGGAACAGATGCCAAAGTTAATCTAAGAGATAGTATACTCTATGCATGTGATGACTATTCACAAAATATAGTTCTAGTATTTGATGGTAATGTAATAGCAGGTACAAGAGCAAAAAAGATGATGGCAAGATCATTTAATGCATTCCACAGTGTAAACTTCCCTATATTGGCAAGAATACAGGAGGAGCATATCATTAGATATATTCCATATATACCTATGAGAGAAAGAGTAAGATTCTTCACAGAACTTAGCGATTCTGTATGTGTTTTGAAGATGATTCCGGGAATGAAAGAAGGTATGTTGGCATATTTATTTGAAAACTATGACTGTATAATAATAGAGAGTTTTGGTGTGGGAGGTATTCCCGACAATATGCTTGATAAGTTCTATGAAGAGATGGAGAAATGGCAGGAGATGGGAAAATTTATTGTTATGGCAACACAAGTTGTAAATGAAGGCTCTAACATGGAAATTTATCAGGTTGGTCAAAAAATAAAGAAAGACTTTAATCTTATAGAAGCATATGATATGACATTGGAAGCAACTATTACAAAGCTGATGGTTTTATTAAAAAGATATACATCATATCCTGATTTGAGAAGATCTTTTTATGAAGAAATAAATTATGATATATTATGTGCCTTTGAAAGGGTATAA
- a CDS encoding CAP domain-containing protein, protein MGWKKKALSFVFICIMSCLFSMVALASPPALEGWKLNDTGWWYRKLDGTYPIGSWKNINNKWYYFDDNGYMVKDSWVSNYYVGSDGAMLVSTVTPDGYNVLENGEWVEESQAEVQNNTMENIQSQNSDQNEPGPEVEDSNINKSEEQNLSVDLDANNDSIKEKNVGPVATESEKDEIGPGADKGNETEENDSESESKSDYGSGKVETDSNESGVGHNTDSNNNSVSPDADTNSNSVKHPTTVIQNDDNNDRSSIVDELLCCGLSEEEANLYYLINEYRESLGLSRLSFSKSLTKVARAHVKDSHDYTPRLQLDNRGIQGNLHSWSKNGKWSGGAYTPDHAYAELMWDKPRELTAYQGSGYEISVYHSIGIDPQLALDLWKGSSGHNDVIIGAGDWSFITTMGVAMDKNYSHVWFGGDEDPEGYYDIEGYDVVH, encoded by the coding sequence ATGGGTTGGAAAAAGAAAGCCTTGAGCTTTGTTTTTATATGTATTATGAGTTGCCTTTTTTCAATGGTAGCTTTGGCGTCACCGCCTGCTTTGGAAGGGTGGAAACTAAATGACACCGGTTGGTGGTATAGAAAATTGGATGGAACATACCCAATCGGATCTTGGAAAAATATAAATAATAAATGGTATTATTTTGACGATAACGGCTATATGGTGAAAGATTCCTGGGTAAGTAACTACTACGTTGGTTCTGATGGAGCTATGCTTGTAAGTACAGTAACACCGGATGGATATAATGTGCTTGAAAATGGCGAATGGGTAGAAGAAAGTCAAGCAGAAGTTCAAAATAATACTATGGAGAATATTCAAAGTCAGAATTCAGATCAGAATGAACCGGGACCTGAAGTAGAGGATTCTAATATTAATAAGAGCGAAGAGCAGAACTTGAGTGTTGATTTAGATGCAAACAATGATTCTATTAAAGAAAAAAATGTAGGACCGGTTGCTACTGAATCTGAAAAGGATGAGATAGGGCCCGGAGCTGATAAAGGTAATGAAACAGAAGAAAACGATAGTGAATCAGAATCGAAGTCAGATTATGGTAGTGGTAAAGTAGAAACAGATAGTAATGAAAGTGGAGTAGGGCACAATACAGATAGTAATAATAACAGTGTGAGTCCTGATGCTGATACAAATAGTAATTCTGTTAAACATCCTACTACAGTTATTCAGAATGATGACAATAATGATAGATCAAGTATAGTAGATGAACTTTTATGTTGTGGTTTGAGCGAGGAAGAAGCGAATCTGTATTATTTAATAAATGAATACAGAGAGAGCCTTGGACTTAGTAGATTGTCATTCTCAAAATCTTTAACTAAGGTAGCAAGGGCACATGTTAAGGATTCACATGATTATACTCCAAGGTTACAGCTTGATAACAGAGGTATTCAAGGTAATTTACACAGCTGGTCAAAGAATGGAAAGTGGAGTGGTGGTGCATATACACCTGATCACGCTTATGCTGAACTGATGTGGGATAAACCAAGGGAGCTTACTGCTTATCAGGGAAGTGGTTATGAAATATCTGTATATCATAGTATAGGCATAGATCCTCAGTTGGCACTTGACTTGTGGAAGGGTTCAAGTGGGCATAATGATGTAATAATAGGAGCAGGTGATTGGTCATTTATAACAACTATGGGCGTAGCTATGGATAAGAACTATTCTCATGTATGGTTTGGAGGAGATGAAGATCCGGAAGGATATTATGATATAGAAGGATATGATGTAGTGCATTAA
- the infC gene encoding translation initiation factor IF-3 has protein sequence MINEQIKVKEVRLISSEGEQLGIVSINEAREKAEEAGLDLVLIAPTAKPPVCKIIDYGKFRYELARKDKEAKKKQKTIEVKEVRLSPNIDTNDLNTKVSSARKFLEKGNKVKVTLRFRGREMARMFKSKYILDDFAEALSEVATIDKPSKAEGRSLVMFLSAKKA, from the coding sequence TTGATTAACGAACAGATTAAAGTTAAAGAAGTTCGTCTTATTTCATCAGAGGGTGAACAGTTAGGTATAGTTTCAATAAATGAGGCAAGGGAAAAAGCAGAGGAAGCAGGCTTGGATTTGGTTCTTATTGCTCCAACAGCAAAACCCCCTGTTTGTAAAATTATTGATTATGGTAAATTTAGATATGAACTTGCCAGAAAAGATAAGGAAGCAAAGAAAAAACAAAAGACAATAGAAGTAAAAGAGGTTCGTTTATCTCCAAATATTGACACTAATGATCTTAATACTAAAGTCAGTTCTGCTAGAAAATTTTTAGAAAAGGGCAATAAGGTTAAGGTTACACTAAGATTTAGAGGTAGGGAAATGGCAAGAATGTTTAAGTCCAAGTATATACTGGATGATTTTGCCGAAGCTCTTTCAGAAGTGGCAACAATTGACAAACCTTCTAAGGCGGAAGGTAGAAGTTTGGTGATGTTTTTATCAGCAAAGAAGGCTTAA
- the rpmI gene encoding 50S ribosomal protein L35, translating into MPKLKTNKAAAKRFKKTGTGKLVRNKAYKSHILTKKSTKRKRNLRKDIVTDATNAKVMKKILPYL; encoded by the coding sequence ATGCCAAAGCTAAAGACAAACAAAGCAGCAGCGAAGCGTTTTAAGAAAACAGGAACAGGTAAGCTTGTAAGAAACAAAGCTTATAAGTCACATATCTTAACTAAGAAGTCAACAAAGAGAAAAAGAAATCTTAGAAAAGATATCGTAACAGATGCTACAAACGCAAAAGTTATGAAGAAAATTTTACCATATCTATAA
- the rplT gene encoding 50S ribosomal protein L20 → MARVKGALNAKKRHNRVLKLAKGYRGARSKQYRIAKQSVMRALASAYAGRKERKRQFRQLWIARINAAARINGLSYSKLMHGLKVAGVDMNRKILADLAVNDAAGFAKLAEVAKSKLA, encoded by the coding sequence ATGGCAAGAGTTAAAGGTGCTTTAAATGCAAAGAAAAGACATAATAGAGTTTTAAAACTTGCAAAGGGATATAGAGGAGCTCGTTCAAAGCAGTACAGAATTGCAAAGCAGTCTGTAATGAGAGCTTTAGCAAGTGCTTATGCAGGTAGAAAAGAGAGAAAGAGACAGTTCAGACAGCTTTGGATCGCAAGAATCAATGCAGCTGCAAGAATTAATGGTCTTTCATACTCAAAGCTTATGCATGGACTTAAGGTTGCAGGTGTTGATATGAACAGAAAGATCCTTGCAGATTTAGCTGTAAATGATGCTGCTGGATTTGCAAAATTAGCAGAAGTTGCAAAATCTAAGCTTGCATAA
- a CDS encoding ABC transporter ATP-binding protein: MLKVLAKYIKEYKVASLLTIVFIIGEVVFELLIPYMMTYIIDKGVAINDFNAVIKYGSIMILLAILGLICGIAAGIYGANASAGFAKNLREGMFRNIQNFSFSNIDKFSSASLVTRLTTDITNVQNSYQMILRMLMRAPATLIFALVMTVTISRDMSVVFFVAIFFLATALAIIIAVAFKLFNLVFEKYDALNANVQENISGIRVVKSYVQEEREISKFDTAISNLYKLFVKAESLVVINNPLMMLTVYGCIIALSWFGAQRIVSGTLTTGELTSLFSYIMSILIALMMLSFAFVMITISEASAKRIAEVLVEESDIKSKDNACNEVKDGSVDFDNVSFSYKAGIGKPVLSNINIHIASGQTIGILGGTGSAKSSLVNLIPRLYDATGGSVYVGGKNVKDYDLKVLRDSVSVVLQKNVLFSGTIIDNLRWGNENATLDEIKKACELACADEFIERMPEKYDTWIERGGNNVSGGQKQRLCIARALLKNPKILILDDSTSAVDTATDAKIRKAFRDEIPNTTKIIISQRISSIKDADKIIVLDKGKIVGFDTHERLLETNEIYKTTANAQSEGNADFDKAGV; encoded by the coding sequence ATGTTAAAGGTATTGGCAAAATATATAAAAGAATATAAAGTTGCTTCCTTACTCACAATTGTATTCATAATAGGTGAAGTGGTATTTGAATTGCTGATTCCATATATGATGACCTATATAATTGATAAAGGCGTAGCAATTAACGACTTTAATGCAGTAATAAAATACGGTTCGATAATGATACTTCTTGCCATTCTAGGGCTTATATGCGGAATAGCTGCGGGAATTTATGGTGCAAATGCCTCAGCCGGTTTTGCCAAAAATTTACGAGAGGGAATGTTTAGAAATATTCAAAATTTCTCTTTCTCAAATATTGATAAATTTTCCAGTGCAAGTTTAGTCACAAGACTTACAACAGATATAACTAATGTACAAAATTCATATCAAATGATACTTAGAATGTTGATGAGAGCTCCGGCTACACTTATTTTTGCTTTGGTTATGACGGTAACTATTTCAAGAGATATGTCGGTTGTATTCTTTGTAGCTATTTTCTTTTTAGCTACAGCCCTTGCTATTATAATAGCAGTAGCTTTTAAACTCTTCAATCTTGTATTTGAAAAATATGATGCTCTTAATGCAAATGTTCAGGAAAATATATCCGGTATCAGAGTTGTAAAATCATATGTTCAGGAAGAAAGAGAAATATCTAAGTTTGATACAGCAATATCAAATTTATATAAGCTGTTTGTAAAGGCAGAATCACTTGTTGTAATAAACAATCCTTTGATGATGCTTACAGTATACGGATGTATAATAGCTCTTTCATGGTTTGGTGCACAAAGAATCGTGTCAGGTACACTGACTACAGGAGAACTTACATCTCTTTTTTCATATATAATGAGCATACTTATAGCTCTAATGATGCTTTCATTTGCATTTGTAATGATCACCATATCAGAGGCAAGTGCCAAGAGAATAGCGGAGGTTTTGGTAGAAGAAAGTGATATCAAGTCAAAGGATAATGCTTGTAATGAAGTAAAAGATGGAAGTGTAGACTTTGATAATGTAAGCTTTTCATACAAAGCCGGTATAGGAAAACCTGTACTTTCAAATATAAATATACATATAGCATCAGGTCAGACAATAGGAATACTAGGTGGAACAGGTAGTGCAAAGTCTTCACTTGTAAATTTGATACCAAGACTATATGACGCCACTGGGGGAAGTGTCTATGTAGGTGGAAAGAATGTAAAAGATTATGATTTAAAGGTCTTGAGAGATTCAGTTAGTGTGGTTTTACAAAAGAATGTACTTTTCTCAGGTACTATAATTGACAATCTTCGTTGGGGGAACGAGAATGCCACATTGGATGAAATAAAGAAGGCCTGTGAGCTTGCATGTGCAGATGAGTTTATTGAGAGGATGCCGGAAAAATATGATACTTGGATAGAGCGAGGTGGTAATAATGTTTCAGGAGGTCAAAAGCAAAGACTTTGTATTGCAAGAGCTCTATTAAAGAATCCTAAAATTCTAATACTTGATGATTCCACATCTGCCGTAGATACTGCTACAGATGCAAAGATTAGAAAAGCTTTCAGAGATGAAATACCAAATACTACAAAGATTATTATTTCTCAAAGAATATCATCTATAAAAGATGCAGACAAGATAATAGTACTCGATAAAGGTAAAATAGTAGGATTTGATACACATGAAAGATTGTTAGAAACCAATGAAATATACAAAACTACAGCAAATGCACAGTCAGAGGGTAATGCTGATTTTGATAAGGCAGGTGTATAA
- a CDS encoding ABC transporter ATP-binding protein, translated as MADINREKGGINQTIQVVASDSMKRVIALLLKNYKKSIFIVFICILISAIVNSISASVMQDIIDNYIIPLTKESVPNFTPLALEITKLIAIFIIGVLASFAYNRIMVNVGQGTMRDIRRNLFAHMEKLPIKYFDTHAHGDIMSVYTNDTDTLRQFIGISFPQLIEAIFSLVAVFVTMILLSPIMTVVSVIMIFISVQASGKAAGLSGKYFGIQQSTLGRVNGYIEEMISGQKVVKVFNYEDKNIDGFVGINNELYEAASKANGYANILMPIVAQIGNLSYVVIAVVGGYLAIGGHFGVSIGTIAAFLSLVKAFNRPFMTVSQQLNAVVMAAAGSQRVFDLMDEQVEDDEGYVTLVNVKIDTKGNILESEKRTGIWAWKHKHSDGSITYTKLEGDIVFENVDFGYNPEKIVLHDINLFANKGQKIAFVGSTGAGKTTITNLINRFYDIQNGKIRYDGINIEKIKKDDLRRSLGVVLQETNLFSDTVMENIRYGRPDATDEECKAAARLANADGFIERLPNGYDTFLHEGGTNLSQGQKQLLSIARAAVADPPVLILDEATSSIDTRTEQLVQAGMDSLMLGRTTFVIAHRLSTIKNSDVIMVLEQGRIIERGSHESLLEQKGRYYQLYTGRAV; from the coding sequence ATGGCAGATATAAATAGAGAAAAAGGTGGAATAAATCAAACTATACAGGTTGTTGCAAGTGATAGCATGAAAAGAGTTATAGCACTTTTATTAAAAAACTACAAGAAAAGTATATTCATTGTATTTATATGTATATTAATATCGGCAATAGTTAATTCTATTAGTGCTTCAGTAATGCAGGATATTATAGATAATTATATTATTCCTCTTACAAAAGAAAGTGTTCCAAACTTTACACCACTTGCATTGGAGATAACAAAACTTATAGCTATATTTATTATAGGTGTACTGGCATCATTTGCATACAATAGGATCATGGTTAATGTAGGACAGGGTACTATGCGTGATATAAGAAGAAATCTTTTTGCACATATGGAAAAACTTCCCATAAAATACTTTGATACACATGCCCATGGCGATATAATGTCTGTATATACAAATGATACAGATACTCTGAGACAGTTTATAGGAATATCATTTCCACAGCTAATAGAGGCGATATTTTCTTTAGTTGCAGTATTCGTCACAATGATTCTTTTAAGCCCTATAATGACTGTGGTTTCAGTCATTATGATCTTTATTTCAGTGCAGGCTTCAGGTAAGGCAGCCGGTCTTTCCGGTAAGTATTTTGGAATACAACAGAGCACTTTGGGGCGTGTAAACGGATATATAGAGGAGATGATAAGCGGTCAAAAGGTAGTTAAGGTATTTAACTATGAAGATAAAAATATTGACGGATTTGTAGGTATCAATAATGAACTTTATGAAGCTGCTTCCAAGGCAAATGGTTATGCAAATATACTTATGCCTATTGTGGCTCAGATCGGAAACTTAAGCTATGTTGTTATTGCTGTAGTAGGAGGTTATCTTGCTATAGGTGGACATTTTGGAGTGTCAATAGGAACAATTGCAGCATTCCTTTCACTTGTGAAGGCATTTAACAGACCATTTATGACTGTTTCACAGCAGCTCAATGCAGTAGTTATGGCAGCTGCCGGAAGCCAAAGAGTATTTGATCTTATGGATGAGCAAGTAGAAGATGATGAAGGATATGTAACATTGGTAAATGTAAAGATAGATACTAAGGGTAATATTTTAGAATCTGAAAAGAGAACCGGTATATGGGCATGGAAGCATAAACATTCAGATGGAAGCATTACATATACAAAGCTTGAGGGGGACATTGTATTTGAAAATGTTGACTTTGGATACAATCCGGAAAAGATAGTGTTGCATGATATAAATCTTTTTGCTAACAAAGGACAAAAGATTGCCTTTGTGGGATCTACCGGTGCAGGAAAGACAACTATAACAAATCTTATAAATAGATTTTATGATATTCAAAACGGAAAAATCAGATATGATGGCATCAATATAGAGAAGATAAAGAAAGATGATCTTAGAAGATCTCTCGGTGTAGTACTTCAAGAAACAAATCTTTTCTCAGATACTGTTATGGAAAATATAAGATATGGTCGTCCTGATGCTACAGATGAGGAATGTAAGGCTGCTGCAAGGCTTGCAAATGCAGACGGCTTTATAGAGAGACTTCCAAATGGATATGATACCTTCTTACATGAGGGAGGTACAAATCTTTCCCAAGGTCAAAAACAGCTTCTTTCTATTGCAAGAGCTGCAGTAGCTGATCCTCCTGTACTTATTCTAGATGAAGCTACATCATCCATTGATACAAGGACAGAGCAGCTTGTTCAAGCAGGTATGGATTCTTTGATGCTTGGCAGAACCACATTTGTCATTGCACATAGACTTTCAACTATTAAAAACTCAGATGTAATAATGGTACTTGAACAAGGTAGGATAATAGAGCGTGGCTCGCATGAAAGCTTGTTGGAACAAAAGGGAAGATATTATCAGTTGTATACCGGGAGGGCGGTATAA
- a CDS encoding right-handed parallel beta-helix repeat-containing protein: MLKKLKLVSIFLCVLLLSTACTDKSKQSDADKSSSTVQENSTDTAIGSIKNTYWLCEDDSLGWERTVELFFNEDGSFHCRSIVPEAEGYEDYYVHVDAESCTWNQNADMVELEFHKVNPHKKEVFYAQILNKGDKMRCPDMFEVTDDNIVFVKQDKMPKITSIEEDSPKLVGEWEVVSVGGHIPNTLNTNDGKTFESSINIYEIKDKLYADYHIIRQTDNGRNDLEQIGLTLNNEELYTGIANEFWSANFDEPVVPEGASTKKKLNIKLTLVDDNKLILIEKDQEDEYTDPTPLIYLRKGSKEYDDRENYFYHNIITVSNINELAESLKSNTKIILKEGTYNFSDLNEDEISEYEETKKENILMYTDHLRLEAEPGANVNILINSASDNVLEFYGGSNISLKGLTIGHNVEKGSCTGNVLYFSDVDGVNIEDCNLFGCGTYGISSYLTSNMNVINTQIYECTYGLLELESTDNILFKNCVLRDSQGFEQFIMNYCNNIKFEDCKITGNKVDYDNVFISNTDSHDIVFENCSFKDNTYKEKINDGIEFTNCTFDDNK; the protein is encoded by the coding sequence ATGTTAAAAAAATTAAAGCTTGTATCAATATTTTTATGTGTGCTGCTTCTTAGTACTGCATGTACTGATAAATCCAAGCAAAGTGATGCAGACAAAAGTTCTTCTACAGTTCAGGAAAATAGTACTGACACTGCCATTGGATCAATAAAAAACACCTACTGGTTGTGTGAGGATGATTCTTTAGGGTGGGAAAGAACTGTTGAGTTATTCTTTAATGAGGATGGAAGCTTCCATTGCAGATCAATAGTACCTGAAGCTGAAGGTTATGAAGATTATTATGTACATGTGGATGCTGAATCTTGTACATGGAATCAAAATGCAGATATGGTAGAACTGGAGTTTCATAAAGTAAATCCCCATAAGAAAGAAGTATTTTATGCACAAATTTTGAATAAGGGTGATAAAATGAGATGTCCTGACATGTTCGAAGTCACTGATGACAATATTGTATTTGTAAAACAGGATAAAATGCCTAAGATTACCTCTATAGAAGAAGATTCACCTAAACTTGTAGGAGAATGGGAAGTAGTCTCTGTAGGAGGTCATATACCTAATACCCTAAACACAAATGATGGAAAAACTTTTGAATCTAGTATAAATATATATGAAATAAAGGATAAATTATATGCCGATTACCATATCATAAGACAGACTGATAATGGTAGAAATGATTTGGAACAAATAGGTCTTACATTAAACAATGAGGAATTATATACCGGAATTGCTAATGAGTTTTGGAGTGCAAATTTTGATGAACCGGTAGTGCCTGAGGGTGCAAGCACTAAGAAAAAGCTGAATATAAAACTTACTCTTGTGGATGATAATAAACTTATCCTTATAGAGAAGGATCAGGAAGATGAATATACAGATCCGACACCACTTATATATTTAAGAAAAGGGTCAAAAGAATATGATGATAGAGAAAATTATTTTTATCACAACATTATTACAGTATCAAATATAAATGAGCTTGCAGAAAGCTTAAAAAGTAATACAAAGATTATACTTAAAGAAGGAACATACAATTTTTCTGATTTGAATGAAGATGAAATCTCAGAATATGAAGAAACTAAAAAGGAAAATATTTTAATGTATACTGATCACTTAAGGCTGGAAGCTGAACCGGGTGCAAATGTAAATATTCTTATAAATTCTGCATCAGACAATGTACTTGAATTTTATGGTGGAAGCAATATAAGCTTAAAGGGATTGACTATAGGGCATAATGTTGAAAAGGGAAGTTGTACAGGCAATGTGCTTTATTTTTCAGATGTTGATGGAGTCAATATAGAAGATTGTAATCTTTTTGGCTGTGGTACTTATGGCATAAGCTCCTATCTAACATCAAATATGAATGTAATAAATACACAAATATACGAATGTACCTATGGTCTGCTTGAACTGGAATCTACTGACAATATATTATTCAAAAATTGTGTACTTCGTGACAGTCAAGGATTTGAACAGTTTATTATGAACTATTGTAATAATATAAAATTTGAGGACTGTAAAATTACCGGAAATAAAGTTGATTATGATAATGTATTTATAAGCAATACCGATTCACATGATATAGTATTTGAAAATTGCAGTTTCAAAGATAATACCTACAAAGAAAAAATTAATGATGGTATAGAATTTACTAACTGTACATTTGATGACAATAAATAA
- a CDS encoding HEAT repeat domain-containing protein — MLSKENLEVLYNELAEHEFPDGERIKFIDELGASNELAYHYELICKEWEEDKDLYLDRSFDRHGRDGLEFLFDRLNGIEDERLKVFTVYLIAGILSKLRHMDFYFEFCKKLNPILASLLEINDNTLRHKIIIAFGWIGSVNDIDILTNKILADEDSLCRAWAASSLMQMSFFGLNQDILREKTKSVFAQAINVEKDLYTCGIMIKSAQTLFGKKWISASAVENIDIKKIEKARKSAIRFLSKG; from the coding sequence ATGTTAAGTAAAGAAAATTTGGAAGTGCTATATAATGAACTGGCAGAGCATGAGTTTCCTGATGGTGAAAGGATAAAATTTATTGATGAACTAGGTGCTTCTAATGAGTTGGCATATCATTATGAGCTTATTTGTAAGGAATGGGAAGAAGATAAGGATTTATATCTAGATAGAAGCTTTGACAGGCATGGAAGAGATGGGCTTGAGTTTTTGTTTGACCGACTTAATGGAATTGAAGATGAAAGATTAAAGGTATTTACAGTATATCTTATAGCAGGTATCCTTTCCAAACTAAGGCATATGGATTTTTATTTTGAGTTTTGCAAAAAGCTTAATCCGATTTTAGCTTCTTTACTTGAAATTAATGATAATACTCTTCGTCATAAGATTATAATAGCTTTTGGCTGGATAGGTTCAGTAAATGATATTGATATTTTAACAAATAAAATACTTGCAGATGAAGATTCACTTTGTAGGGCTTGGGCTGCATCAAGCCTTATGCAAATGTCATTTTTTGGGTTGAATCAAGATATACTTAGAGAAAAGACAAAGTCAGTATTTGCTCAAGCTATAAATGTAGAAAAAGACTTATATACTTGTGGTATTATGATAAAGTCAGCTCAAACTTTGTTTGGTAAGAAATGGATATCTGCATCTGCTGTAGAAAATATCGATATTAAAAAAATAGAAAAGGCAAGAAAATCTGCCATAAGATTTTTGAGCAAGGGGTAA